The proteins below come from a single Streptomyces sp. B3I8 genomic window:
- a CDS encoding prenyltransferase/squalene oxidase repeat-containing protein: MTTPRTEHLVLPGVLTAEQAAETVAGILAVQREDGAIPWFRGHHLDPWDHTEAAMALDAAGEHEAAARAYEWLARHQNPDGSWYAAYADGDFTRVTDRGRETNFVAYPAVGVWHHYLSTGDDTFLDRMWPMVYAAVEYVLALQQPGGQIGWKGEDDGGATTDALLTGSSSVHHALRCALALAEQREEPQPDWELAVGALRHAIRRHPERFLDKARYSMDWYYPVLGGALTGAEAGARIEEGWDRFVVPGLGVRCVVPNPWVTGGESAELALTLWVMGESDRALDVLQSIQHLRDAESGLYWTGYVFEDATIWPRELTTWTAGSLLLAVAALGGDEATCTVFSGTRLPTGLDPDCCEV; encoded by the coding sequence GTGACCACCCCCCGGACAGAACACCTCGTCCTGCCCGGGGTCCTCACCGCAGAGCAGGCTGCCGAGACCGTCGCCGGCATCCTCGCCGTGCAGCGGGAGGACGGGGCGATCCCGTGGTTCCGCGGGCACCACCTCGACCCCTGGGACCACACCGAGGCCGCGATGGCGCTGGACGCCGCGGGCGAGCACGAGGCCGCCGCGCGCGCCTACGAGTGGCTCGCCCGCCACCAGAACCCGGACGGCTCCTGGTACGCCGCCTACGCCGACGGCGACTTCACGCGCGTCACCGACCGCGGCCGGGAGACCAACTTCGTCGCCTACCCGGCCGTCGGCGTGTGGCACCACTACCTGTCCACGGGCGACGACACCTTCCTGGACCGCATGTGGCCCATGGTGTACGCGGCCGTCGAGTACGTGCTCGCGCTGCAGCAGCCGGGCGGCCAGATCGGATGGAAGGGCGAGGACGACGGCGGCGCCACCACCGACGCGCTGCTCACCGGCTCCTCCTCCGTCCACCACGCGCTGCGCTGCGCGCTCGCCCTCGCCGAGCAGCGCGAGGAGCCGCAGCCGGACTGGGAGCTGGCGGTGGGCGCGCTGCGCCACGCGATCCGCCGGCACCCGGAGCGGTTCCTGGACAAGGCCCGCTACTCGATGGACTGGTACTACCCGGTGCTCGGCGGCGCGCTGACCGGCGCGGAGGCCGGTGCGCGCATCGAGGAGGGCTGGGACCGCTTCGTCGTGCCCGGCCTCGGGGTGCGGTGCGTCGTCCCCAACCCGTGGGTCACGGGCGGCGAGTCCGCCGAACTCGCCCTCACCCTGTGGGTGATGGGCGAGTCCGACCGCGCGCTGGACGTCCTGCAGTCCATCCAGCACCTGCGGGACGCCGAGTCCGGCCTGTACTGGACGGGGTACGTCTTCGAGGACGCCACCATCTGGCCCCGCGAACTCACGACATGGACCGCCGGCTCCCTGCTCCTCGCGGTCGCCGCGCTGGGCGGCGACGAGGCGACCTGCACGGTGTTCTCCGGCACACGCCTGCCGACCGGCCTCGACCCGGACTGCTGCGAGGTGTGA
- a CDS encoding class I SAM-dependent methyltransferase, whose protein sequence is MLTVDFSRFPLAPGDRVLDLGCGAGRHAFECYRRGARVVALDRNGEEIREVAKWFAAMEQEGEAPAGASATAMEGDALALPFPDESFDVVIISEVMEHIPDDKGVLAEMVRVLRPGGRIAVTVPRYGPEKVCWALSDAYHEVEGGHIRIYRAEELLAKMREAGLRPYGTHHAHALHSPYWWLKCAFGVDNDKALPVRAYHKLLVWDIMKKPLATRLAENALNPLLGKSFVAYATKPHLPSDVAGATQAASTVEATAGTEPAGAS, encoded by the coding sequence GTGCTGACCGTCGACTTCTCCCGGTTCCCGCTCGCCCCGGGCGACCGCGTACTGGACCTCGGCTGCGGTGCCGGCCGGCACGCGTTCGAGTGCTACCGGCGCGGCGCCCGGGTCGTCGCGCTGGACCGCAACGGCGAGGAGATCCGCGAGGTCGCCAAGTGGTTCGCCGCGATGGAGCAGGAGGGCGAGGCACCGGCCGGGGCGAGTGCCACCGCCATGGAGGGCGACGCGCTCGCGCTGCCCTTTCCCGACGAGTCCTTCGACGTCGTCATCATCTCCGAGGTGATGGAGCACATCCCCGACGACAAGGGCGTCCTCGCCGAGATGGTCCGGGTGCTCAGGCCCGGCGGCCGCATCGCCGTCACCGTCCCGCGCTACGGCCCGGAGAAGGTGTGCTGGGCGCTGTCCGACGCCTACCACGAGGTCGAGGGCGGCCACATCCGCATCTACCGCGCCGAGGAACTCCTGGCGAAGATGCGGGAGGCCGGACTGCGCCCCTACGGCACCCACCACGCGCACGCGCTGCACTCCCCGTACTGGTGGCTCAAGTGCGCGTTCGGCGTCGACAACGACAAGGCGCTGCCCGTGCGGGCGTACCACAAGCTCCTGGTGTGGGACATCATGAAGAAGCCGCTGGCCACCCGGCTCGCCGAGAACGCGCTCAACCCGCTCCTCGGCAAGAGCTTCGTGGCCTACGCGACCAAGCCGCACCTGCCGTCCGACGTCGCCGGGGCGACGCAGGCCGCCTCGACCGTCGAGGCCACCGCGGGCACCGAACCGGCGGGCGCTTCGTGA
- a CDS encoding prenyltransferase/squalene oxidase repeat-containing protein, with amino-acid sequence MIVRRCAAVLAAVAVIGAAAAPAVAASPSPSSSTALPSGLFGTTDPTYDGVWRQSLALLAQDTVGLEPAAKAVDWLTGQQCANGAFAAFRAEPSKACDAKTMVDTNSTAAAVQALVALGGHEAEVGKAVDWLKGDRNKDGGWGYSPGGASDANSTSLVIGALTAAGEKDLGPAYDALLTFSLPCDGAGAGAFAFQPDKKGRLTANADATAAGVLGALGRGLAASAGRKAFTSCSDGGDLTPSRAAAHGAAFLAGATAKDGHLVSALPGSTDQPDYGNTADAVVALAAQGGTARAAKPLAWLEKNSAAWAKQNGPAAYAQLIFAAHATGTDPHAFGGQDLVTLLNATGPAPRKQAAAGEKKAADSAGKDDDGFGVYWFVGVCLVAGIGAGFLLSGRRKAGQGS; translated from the coding sequence ATGATTGTCCGCCGCTGCGCCGCGGTACTCGCCGCCGTCGCCGTGATCGGTGCCGCGGCCGCGCCCGCCGTCGCCGCGTCCCCCTCCCCGTCGTCCTCGACGGCCCTGCCCTCCGGGCTGTTCGGCACCACCGACCCCACCTACGACGGGGTCTGGCGGCAGTCCCTCGCCCTGCTCGCGCAGGACACGGTGGGCCTGGAGCCCGCCGCGAAGGCCGTGGACTGGCTGACCGGCCAGCAGTGCGCGAACGGCGCGTTCGCCGCGTTCCGCGCGGAGCCGTCGAAGGCGTGCGACGCCAAGACGATGGTCGACACCAACAGCACCGCCGCCGCCGTGCAGGCCCTCGTCGCCCTCGGCGGGCACGAGGCCGAGGTCGGCAAGGCGGTGGACTGGCTGAAGGGCGACCGGAACAAGGACGGCGGCTGGGGCTACTCCCCCGGCGGCGCCAGCGACGCCAACTCGACGTCCCTCGTGATCGGGGCGCTGACCGCGGCCGGCGAGAAGGACCTCGGCCCGGCGTACGACGCCCTGCTCACCTTCTCCCTGCCCTGCGACGGCGCGGGCGCCGGGGCCTTCGCCTTCCAGCCGGACAAGAAGGGCAGGCTCACCGCCAACGCCGACGCGACCGCTGCCGGTGTCCTCGGCGCGCTCGGCCGGGGCCTCGCCGCATCGGCCGGCCGGAAGGCCTTTACCTCCTGTTCCGACGGCGGCGACCTCACCCCCTCGCGGGCCGCCGCCCACGGCGCCGCCTTCCTCGCCGGCGCGACGGCGAAGGACGGTCACCTGGTCTCCGCCCTGCCCGGCTCCACCGATCAGCCGGACTACGGCAACACCGCCGACGCCGTCGTCGCGCTCGCCGCGCAGGGCGGCACCGCACGGGCCGCGAAGCCGCTCGCCTGGCTGGAGAAGAACTCCGCCGCCTGGGCGAAGCAGAACGGCCCCGCCGCCTACGCCCAGCTGATCTTCGCCGCCCACGCCACCGGCACCGACCCGCACGCCTTCGGCGGCCAGGACCTCGTGACGCTCCTGAACGCCACCGGACCCGCCCCGCGGAAGCAGGCGGCGGCCGGGGAGAAGAAGGCGGCCGACTCCGCCGGGAAGGACGACGACGGCTTCGGCGTCTACTGGTTCGTCGGGGTCTGTCTCGTCGCCGGCATCGGCGCGGGCTTCCTGCTCAGCGGGCGCCGCAAGGCCGGGCAGGGGTCGTGA
- a CDS encoding SCO2322 family protein — protein sequence MNRRRRAAVLLLSAFLLLAGVGQARAAGYRYWSFWERDGGHWTYATQGPSLVRPSDGDVQGFRFAVSEDSADATRPRGAADFADICARTPAREGAKRVALVLDFGTASDAPSGEKPPARRVACARVAPDATTSQALASVAKPLRYDTNALLCAISGYPEKGCGEQVPAGGDRPAKGAGTSSATGGAGDGGGSGPSVGLLAGGAVVLVLAAAGVRQARRRGR from the coding sequence GTGAACCGCCGCCGTCGCGCCGCCGTCCTGCTGCTGTCGGCGTTCCTGCTGCTCGCGGGCGTCGGACAGGCGCGGGCCGCCGGGTACCGCTACTGGTCGTTCTGGGAGCGCGACGGCGGCCACTGGACGTACGCCACCCAGGGCCCTTCCCTCGTCCGCCCCTCCGACGGCGACGTGCAGGGCTTCCGGTTCGCGGTGAGCGAGGACTCCGCCGACGCGACCCGGCCGCGCGGGGCGGCGGACTTCGCGGACATCTGCGCGCGGACTCCCGCGCGCGAGGGCGCCAAGCGGGTCGCCCTCGTCCTCGACTTCGGTACGGCGTCCGACGCGCCCTCCGGTGAGAAGCCGCCGGCGCGGCGGGTGGCGTGCGCGCGGGTGGCGCCGGACGCCACGACGTCACAGGCGCTGGCGTCGGTGGCGAAGCCCCTGCGGTACGACACGAACGCCCTGCTGTGCGCGATCTCCGGCTACCCGGAGAAGGGCTGCGGGGAGCAGGTGCCGGCGGGGGGCGACCGGCCCGCGAAGGGGGCGGGCACGTCGTCCGCCACGGGCGGAGCCGGTGACGGCGGCGGGAGCGGTCCGTCGGTGGGACTGCTGGCCGGCGGTGCCGTCGTCCTCGTACTGGCCGCGGCGGGGGTCCGGCAGGCCAGGCGCCGTGGCCGGTGA
- a CDS encoding energy-coupling factor transporter transmembrane component T, whose product MAGEPGARRAGSGLHPGAWWLWALCLGTAATRTTNPLLLALLLTVTGYVVATHRTSSPSSRSYAVFLRLGLAVLLVRLVFAVVLGSPIPGTHTLCTLPEVPLPHWAQGIRLGGRVTAEGVLFALYDGLKLATLLVCVGAANALADPARLLKSLPGALYEAGVAVVVALTFAPHLIVDARRLRAARRLRGRPDRGLRGLLQVALPVLEGALERSVALAAAMDARGYGRTADVPAPVRRTTAALTLGGLLGVCAGTYGLLTAEGGTYGLPVLLVGAAAALAGLWLGGRRSPRTRYRPDTWGPRALLVAGSGAAVGVALTLAASADPAALHPGVVPLVAPTLPLWPAAAVLLGLLPALVAPAPPVPIRPAGSRSAPGRPAGPAARGPDTAEEQPS is encoded by the coding sequence GTGGCCGGTGAACCCGGCGCGCGCCGGGCGGGGAGCGGGCTGCACCCCGGTGCCTGGTGGCTGTGGGCCCTCTGTCTGGGGACCGCCGCCACCCGCACCACCAACCCCCTCCTCCTCGCCCTCCTGCTGACCGTCACCGGCTACGTCGTCGCCACCCACCGCACCTCCTCCCCCTCCTCCCGCTCCTACGCCGTCTTCCTGCGGCTCGGCCTCGCCGTGCTGCTGGTGCGGCTCGTGTTCGCCGTCGTCCTCGGCTCGCCGATCCCCGGCACGCACACCCTGTGCACGCTCCCCGAAGTCCCGCTCCCGCACTGGGCGCAGGGCATCCGGCTGGGCGGCCGGGTCACCGCCGAGGGGGTGCTGTTCGCCCTGTACGACGGGCTGAAGCTGGCCACGCTCCTGGTGTGCGTCGGCGCCGCGAACGCCCTCGCCGATCCGGCCCGCCTGCTGAAGTCCCTGCCCGGCGCGCTGTACGAGGCCGGTGTCGCGGTCGTCGTCGCGCTCACCTTCGCGCCGCACCTCATCGTGGACGCCCGGCGGCTGCGCGCGGCCCGGCGGCTGCGCGGCCGCCCGGACCGGGGGCTGCGCGGTCTGCTCCAGGTCGCGCTGCCGGTCCTGGAGGGCGCCCTGGAACGGTCGGTCGCGCTCGCCGCGGCGATGGACGCGCGCGGTTACGGCCGCACCGCCGACGTGCCCGCCCCGGTCCGCCGGACGACCGCCGCGCTCACCCTCGGCGGTCTGCTCGGCGTGTGCGCGGGCACGTACGGGCTGCTCACCGCGGAGGGCGGCACGTACGGCCTGCCGGTGCTGCTCGTCGGAGCGGCCGCCGCGCTGGCGGGGCTGTGGCTGGGCGGCCGGCGCTCGCCGCGCACCCGCTACCGCCCGGACACCTGGGGTCCGCGCGCCCTGCTGGTCGCCGGTTCCGGTGCCGCGGTCGGCGTGGCCCTCACGCTCGCCGCGTCCGCCGACCCGGCCGCCCTGCACCCCGGTGTCGTCCCGCTCGTCGCGCCGACGCTCCCGCTGTGGCCGGCGGCGGCCGTCCTGCTCGGCCTGCTGCCCGCCCTCGTCGCACCCGCCCCGCCCGTACCCATCAGGCCCGCGGGCTCCCGATCCGCACCCGGCCGGCCCGCGGGACCCGCCGCCCGCGGACCGGACACCGCCGAGGAGCAGCCGTCGTGA
- a CDS encoding glycosyltransferase family 4 protein yields the protein MTAEASWAGSRPGPAADAGRPLRIALLTYKGNPFCGGQGVYVRHLSRELARLGHRVEVIGAQPYPVLDVFEEGADGPTLTELPSLDLYRQPDPFRTPKREEYRDWIDALEVGTMWTGGFPEPLTFSLRARRHLRARRGEFDVVHDNQTLGYGLLGDVGAPLVTTIHHPITVDRQLELDAAEGWQRRASVRRWYGFTRMQKRVARRLPSVLTVSGSSQQEIVDHLGVRRDRVHVVHIGADTDLFAPDASVAKVPGRIVTTSSADVPLKGLVFLVEALAKVRTEHPGAHLVVVGKRPGDGPVAQAMERYGVEGAVEFVKGISDAELVDLVRSAEVACVPSLYEGFSLPAAEAMATGTPLVATTGGAIPEVAGPDGGTCLAVPPGDAGALATALARLLGDPGLRARLGAAGRERVLRHFTWARAAEGTVAHYREAMARAAHGTRAPARPAPVRPGAGARPAPAPVAAAAPASVSAPVPVPAPATVSGSAPASASLPASDDDPDRESRATC from the coding sequence GTGACCGCTGAGGCCAGTTGGGCGGGTTCCCGTCCGGGCCCTGCCGCCGACGCCGGACGACCGCTCAGGATCGCGCTCCTCACCTACAAGGGCAACCCGTTCTGCGGGGGGCAGGGCGTCTACGTCCGCCACCTCTCGCGCGAACTCGCCCGCCTCGGCCACCGGGTCGAGGTCATCGGCGCCCAGCCCTACCCCGTCCTCGACGTGTTCGAGGAGGGGGCCGACGGGCCGACCCTCACCGAACTTCCCAGCCTCGACCTCTACCGCCAGCCCGACCCCTTCCGCACTCCGAAGCGGGAGGAGTACCGGGACTGGATCGACGCGCTCGAGGTCGGCACGATGTGGACCGGCGGATTCCCCGAACCGCTCACCTTCTCCCTGCGGGCCCGCCGCCATCTGCGCGCCCGGCGCGGCGAGTTCGACGTCGTGCACGACAACCAGACCCTCGGCTACGGCCTGTTGGGCGACGTCGGCGCGCCACTGGTCACCACCATCCACCACCCCATCACCGTCGACCGGCAGTTGGAGCTGGACGCCGCCGAGGGGTGGCAGCGACGTGCCTCGGTGCGGCGCTGGTACGGCTTCACGCGCATGCAGAAGCGGGTCGCGCGGCGGCTGCCGTCCGTGCTGACCGTCTCCGGCTCCTCCCAGCAGGAGATCGTCGACCATCTCGGAGTACGGCGGGACCGGGTGCACGTCGTGCACATCGGCGCCGACACCGACCTGTTCGCACCGGACGCGTCCGTCGCCAAGGTGCCCGGCCGGATCGTCACCACCTCCAGCGCCGACGTACCGCTCAAGGGCCTGGTGTTCCTCGTCGAGGCGCTGGCCAAGGTGCGCACCGAACACCCCGGCGCCCACCTCGTCGTCGTCGGCAAACGGCCCGGGGACGGGCCGGTGGCGCAGGCGATGGAGCGGTACGGCGTCGAGGGCGCCGTCGAGTTCGTCAAGGGCATCTCCGACGCGGAACTCGTCGACCTGGTGCGCTCGGCCGAAGTGGCGTGCGTGCCCTCGCTGTACGAGGGGTTCTCGCTGCCGGCCGCGGAGGCCATGGCGACGGGCACGCCGCTGGTGGCCACCACCGGCGGGGCGATCCCGGAGGTCGCCGGACCCGACGGCGGGACCTGCCTGGCGGTGCCCCCCGGCGACGCGGGCGCCCTCGCCACCGCGCTGGCCCGGCTGCTGGGCGACCCCGGGCTGCGGGCCCGGCTCGGCGCGGCCGGCCGCGAGCGCGTGCTGCGGCACTTCACCTGGGCCCGCGCGGCCGAGGGCACGGTGGCCCACTACCGCGAGGCGATGGCCCGCGCCGCGCACGGCACGCGGGCGCCGGCGCGCCCGGCGCCGGTCCGGCCGGGGGCCGGGGCACGCCCCGCGCCCGCCCCGGTCGCTGCTGCCGCGCCCGCCTCCGTGTCCGCGCCGGTCCCGGTCCCGGCGCCCGCCACGGTCTCCGGTTCCGCGCCCGCATCCGCCTCCCTCCCCGCATCCGACGACGACCCCGACCGCGAAAGCAGGGCCACGTGCTGA